The following proteins come from a genomic window of Rissa tridactyla isolate bRisTri1 chromosome 25, bRisTri1.patW.cur.20221130, whole genome shotgun sequence:
- the LOC128901379 gene encoding olfactory receptor 14C36-like — translation MATAKEMVVLPVGWGSSGRDAFTETRELQLLHFWLFLAIYLAALLGNILITTAVACDHRLHTPMYFFLLNLSVLDIGSISTTVPQSMANSLWDTKAISYSGCAAQVFFRFFFFGAECSLLTVMAYDRYVAICRPLRYGTLLGSRACVHMAAAAWGSGLLHALLHTASTFSLPLCQGNAINQFFCEISQILKLSCSDDYLRESGLLVFSLAFAFGCFVFIVLSYVQIFRAVLRIPSEQGRHKAFSMCLPHLAVVSLFISSCMIAYLKPPSVSSPTLDLVVAVLYSVVPAAVNPLIYSMRNQELKDALSKLIQWVHLQQQ, via the exons ATGGCAACTGCCAAGGAGATGGTGGTGCTGCCTGTAGGCTGGGGGAGCAGTGGCAG agACGCGTTCACAGagacgcgggagctgcagctcttgcacttctggctcttcctggccatttacctggctgccctcctgggcaacatCCTCATCACCACAGCTGTAGCCTgcgaccaccgcctccacacccccatgtacttcttcctcctcaacctctctgttcttgataTCGGCTCTATCTCCACCACAGTCCCTCAatccatggccaactccctctgggacaccaagGCAATCTCCTACtcaggatgtgctgcccaggtctttttTCGATTCTTCTTTTTTGGTGCAGAGTGTTcccttctcaccgtcatggcctatgaccgctacgttgccatctgcagaCCCCTGcgctacgggaccctcctgggcagcagagcttgtgtccacatggcagcagctgcctggggcagtggtttGCTCCacgctctgctgcacacggccagtacattttcacTGCcgctctgccaaggcaatgccatAAACCAGTTCTTCTGCGAAATatcccagatcctcaagctctcctgttcaGATGACTACCTGAGGGAATCTGGGCTTCTTGTGTTTagtcttgcctttgcttttggatgttttgttttcattgtgctgtcctacgtgcagatcttcagggccgtgctgaggatcccctctgagcagggacggcacaaagccttttccatgtgcctccctcacctggccgtcgtctccctgttcaTTAGCAGTTGTATgattgcctacctgaagcccccctccgtCTCTTCCCCAACTCTGGACCTGGTGGTGGCAGTTCTCTACTCGGTGGTGCCtgcagcagtgaaccccctcatctacagcatgaggaaccaggagctgaaGGATGCCCTGAGCAAACTGATTCAATGGGTTCACCTTCAGCAGCAGTAA
- the LOC128901380 gene encoding olfactory receptor 14A16-like translates to MEGARVPHAQSEQMSNSSSITQFLLLALADTRELQLLHFGLFLGIYLAALLANGLIIGAIACDHHLHTPMYFFLLNLALLDLGSISTTVPKAMANSFWDTRAISYAGCAAQVFFFVFCAATEVYLLTVMSYDRYVAICKPLHYGTLLGSRACVHMAAAAWGTGFLNALLHTASTFSLPLCQGNAVDQFFCEIPHILKLSCSDAYLRELGLLILSALLVFGCFVFIVLSYVQIFRAVLRIPSEQGRHKAFSTCLPHLAVVSLFISTGIFSHLKPPSISSPSLDLVMAVLYSVVPPAVNPLIYSMRNQELKESIRKVIYWMFVNVDKFSITVHK, encoded by the coding sequence tcccccatgcccagagtgaacaaatgtccaacagcagctccatcacccagttcctcctcctggcattggcagacacacgggagctgcagctcttgcacttcgggctcttcctgggcatctacctggctgccctcctggccaacggcctcatcatcggCGCTatagcctgtgaccaccacctccacacccccatgtacttcttcctcctcaacctcgccctccttgacctgggctccatctccaccactgtccccaaagccatggccaattccttctgggacaccagggccatctcctatgcaggatgtgccgcacaggtctttttctttgttttctgtgctgcaacagaggtttatcttctcactgtcatgtcctatgaccgctacgttgccatctgcaaacccctgcactacgggaccctcctgggcagcagagcttgtgtccacatggcagcagctgcctggggcactgggtttctcaatgctctcctgcacacggccagtacattttccctacccctctgccagggcaatgctgtggaccagttcttctgtgaaatcccccatatcctcaagctctcctgttcaGATGCCTACCTCAGGGAACTTGGGCTTCTTATATTAAGTGCTTTGTtagtttttgggtgttttgtttttattgtcctgtcctacgtgcagatcttcagggccgtgctgaggatcccctctgagcagggacggcacaaagccttttccacgtgcctccctcacctggccgtggtctccctctttatcagtaCTGGCATATTTTctcacctgaagcccccctccatctcctccccatcgcTGGATCTGGTgatggcagtgctgtactcagtggtacctccagcagtgaaccccctcatctacagcatgaggaaccaggagctcaaggagtcCATTAGGAAAGTCATTTATTGGATGTTTGTCAATGTTGATAAATTTTCCATCACTGTCCACAAATGA